Proteins encoded within one genomic window of Corvus hawaiiensis isolate bCorHaw1 chromosome 9, bCorHaw1.pri.cur, whole genome shotgun sequence:
- the CCDC18 gene encoding coiled-coil domain-containing protein 18 isoform X2: MLSMECSMWTCSKSGADEDLLANVQSLQNQLRRTEKNLQTVEKELSSTSEHYRHCFDEVIDSRLEDFEQLNYNCQGFSSCKKNSGRTSHQDFQRKSKSYSVSTTLDKTVEENEHLQEKLDALHEQNASLTSQNHCLKNRVETMNFELMQSKAKISYLEAALGTHLVSIPKLKEQIVNLEAEVSAQDKILKDAEDRLDQNQKTATEREHMLQRYQKGYKNLKMKLIEQSKQGKRAQQQRNEALLNVEELTRAFTKYKAELTEKLEKAKAEDEVLGKRLINCEKEKEELNERCISYRKDLDILEEQLRQLKEENHNTKEEIKTLEAKNTEMTSVLSQSDQKIIKLESELSEKEIVLKEKSALISENEELRALTARQHNHLKLCCQEIEDSREELNILETIISQLSLSTSEEFKWHHFKHQLWSSSTKEATSESCGESSKPLIADLSIKLAMKEAESQKPCANLTICTEAEHLCNRNERQENSRLCHLEMEPVKLIRNPGERRKCQQLELISKQFEKLRRKFQKEIKELRTKLTKADDENSALKTSMAQRTSQFQIIQEDLLKKASKTSSLEREIRKKSSQLSALEKQLEEKTIAYSSAAERNAELEQELTGKNRRIHELETTISEEHEKITSAFENEKLVHFEQHKELEKQIDLLRTQLGKKHQEFIEQEKIISVLQQEVIHKQHHIESLDGLLIGSREVRQLESALNLCKEEVALYLSQSQENKEMFEKQLKERSEELHYLQKEIKIKGQNIQDMNEQNILLQQTLHHYQQMLQEETIRNGDLEDNQIKLEKQVFNLEKELQKQKARAENELRKVEEKLRLAAQEADLNRQKVDELNCTIRQIKLEMDQCKNELTGLEKEVVQLKRDGENKALQINQLDITLEEARSELSKKANDVIDLEDKLLQTETCRREALQKMSELESALENACGELKITLTQLQELQDALQNAQSSLEEKNIAIMDLITELKYCKGEIEDKKQELLDMDQALKERNWELKQRVAQITQLDMTVHEHKGEMEQQIIQLQCNLEKSELEIKECNKQIESLEKKLQRSKDELRKKEFELLQRDQEINQLKKKIIKENNAA; the protein is encoded by the exons ATGTTATCAATGGAATGTAGTATGTGGACTTGCTCTAAAAGTGGTGCTGACGAAGACCTGCTCGCAAATGTACAGTCGTTACAGAATCAGCTGAggagaactgaaaaaaacctacaaactGTAGAGAAAGAGCTTTCCAG TACAAGTGAACATTACAGACACTGCTTCGATGAGGTGATAGACTCCCGTCTGGAGGACTTTGAACAGCTGAATTACAACTGTCAAGGCTTTTCCAGCTGTAAGAAGAATTCTGGTAGAACATCTCACCaggattttcaaagaaaatccaaa TCTTACTCAGTATCCACAACTTTGGATAAAACtgtggaagaaaatgaacatCTTCAGGAGAAGTTGGATGCCCTTCATGAGCAAAATGCATCTTTGACTTCTCAGAACCACTGCCTAAAGAACAGAGTGGAAACAATGAACTTTGAATTGATGCAGTCAAAAGCAAAA ATTTCATATCTTGAGGCCGCTTTAGGTACACATTTAGTCAGCATTCCGAAGTTGAAGGAACAGATTGTAAATCTGGAAGCAGAAGTTTCAGCTCAAGATAAAATTCTGAA AGATGCAGAAGATAGACTAGatcaaaatcagaaaacagCAACGGAAAGAGAACACATGTTGCAAAGATATCAAAAGGGCtataaaaatctgaaaatgaagTTAATTGAACAAAGCAAGCAAGGAAAGAG AGCacaacagcagagaaatgaagCTTTGTTAAATGTGGAGGAGCTGACAAGAGCTTTCACAAAGTATAAAGCAGAACTAactgaaaaattagaaaag gCTAAAGCTGAAGACGAGGTATTGGGAAAACGTTTAATTaattgtgaaaaagaaaaagaggagttGAATGAAAGGTGTATCAGCTACAGAAAGGATCTAGACATCCTAGAGGAGCAACTAAG GCAATTAAAGGAAGAGAATCACAacacaaaagaagaaattaaaactctAGAGGCAAAGAACACTGAAATGACATCAGTGCTGAGTCAGTCTGATCAGAAGATCATCAAGCTTGAGAGTGaactttctgaaaaagaaatagtacTTAAAGAGAAAAGTGCTCTAATAAGTGAAAATGAAGAGCTGAGAGCACTTACTGCACGGCAACATAACCACTTGAAATTATGTTGTCAAGAAATTGAGGATTCAAGGGAAGAGCTCAACATATTAGAAACCATTATTTCTCAGCTGTCTTTAAGTACATCTGAAGAG TTTAAATGGCACCATTTCAAACACCAGTTATGGAGTTCTTCAACAAAAGAAGCTACTTCTGAATCTTGTGGTGAATCAAGTAAACCTTTGATTGCAGACCTAAG CATTAAACTGGCGATGAAAGAAGCAGAAAGTCAAAAGCCTTGTGCAAACTTAACCATCTGTACTGAAGCTGAGCATCTTTGTAATCGTAATGAACGACAAGAAAACAGCAGGTTGTGCCACCTGGAAATGGAGCCTGTCAAATTGATCAGAAATCCAGGAG agaggagaaaatgtcAACAGTTGGAACTTATAAGCAAACAATTTGAAAAGCTGAGGCGAAAATTCCAGAAAGAGATAAAAGAGTTACGCACTAAACTGACAAAAGCAGATGATGAGAATTCTGCTTTGAAGACCAGCATGGCTCAAAGAACCAGTCAGTTTCAAATCATACAGGAAGACCTATTGAAGAAGGCTTCAAAAACTAGTAGCTTAGAGAGAGAA ATAAGAAAGAAATCTTCTCAACTTTCTGCACTTGAGAAACAGTTGGAAGAAAAGACTATTGCTTattccagtgctgcagaaagaaatgctgAGTTGGAACAGGAACTCACG GGTAAAAACAGACGCATTCATGAGCTGGAAACCACTATCAGTGaagaacatgagaaaataacttctgcttttgaaaatgaaaagttgGTTCACTTTGAGCAGCACAAAGAATTGGAGAAACAGATTGACTTA CTTCGGACACAGCTGGGGAAGAAACATCAAGAATTCATTGaacaagagaaaataatatCTGTTTTACAACAAGAGGTTATACATAAACAGCATCACATTGAGTCATTGGATGGGCTGTTAATAGGAAGCAGAGAG GTACGACAACTTGAGTCAGCACTAAATCTATGTAAGGAAGAAGTTGCACTGTATTTGAGTCAGTCACAAGAAAATAAGGAgatgtttgaaaagcagctgaaagaaaGGTCTGAAGAG CTTCattatttacagaaagaaataaaaataaaaggtcaGAATATTCAGGACATGAATGAACAAAATATTCTCCTCCAACAAACTTTGCATCATTATCAGCAAATGTTACAGGAAGAAACTATTAGAAATGGGGACTTGGAAGATAATCAAATTAAACTTGAAAAACAG GTATTCAATTTGGAAAAAGAGcttcagaagcagaaagcaCGTGCAGAAAATGAGTTGAGAAAGGTGGAGGAGAAACTTCGCCTAGCTGCTCAAGAAGCAGATTTAAACAGACAGAAGGTGGATGAACTTAATTGTACAATCAG ACAGATTAAATTGGAGATGGATCAGTGCAAGAATGAACTTACTGGCTTGGAAAAAGAAGTAGTGCAATTAAAACGAGATGGTGAAAACAAGGCACTGCAGATAAATCAGTTGGATATCACTTTGGAAGAAGCAAGATCAGAGCTCAGTAAAAAGGCAAATGACG TGATTGATTTAGAAGATAAGCTGCTTCAAACTGAGACTTGCCGCAGGGAAGCCTTACAGAAAATGTCAGAACTGGAATCTGCATTAGAGAATGCCTGTGGAGAATTAAAGATCACTTTAACACAGCTTCAGGAATTGCAAGATGCATTACAGAATGCACAGTCCTCTCTGGAGGAGAAGAACATTGCTATCATGGATCTAATAACTGAGCTCAA GTATTGCAAGGGTGAAATTGAAGACAAAAAGCAAGAACTCCTTGACATGGACCAAGCACTGAAAGAAAGGAATTGGGAGCTGAAACAAAGAGTAGCTCAG ATTACACAATTGGATATGACAGTTCATGAACATAAGGGAGAAATGGAGCAACAAATAATTCAATTACAGTGCAATTTAGAGAAGTCAGAGTTGGAAATTAAGGAATGCAATAAACAG ATTGAGAGCTTAGAGAAGAAACTCCAGCGTTCTAAAGATGAACTTCGTAAAAAAGAGTTTGAATTGCTCCAGAGAGATCAGGAAATAaatcagctgaagaaaaaaataattaaagaaaacaatgcaGCCTAG
- the CCDC18 gene encoding coiled-coil domain-containing protein 18 isoform X1, translating to MLSMECSMWTCSKSGADEDLLANVQSLQNQLRRTEKNLQTVEKELSSTSEHYRHCFDEVIDSRLEDFEQLNYNCQGFSSCKKNSGRTSHQDFQRKSKSYSVSTTLDKTVEENEHLQEKLDALHEQNASLTSQNHCLKNRVETMNFELMQSKAKISYLEAALGTHLVSIPKLKEQIVNLEAEVSAQDKILKDAEDRLDQNQKTATEREHMLQRYQKGYKNLKMKLIEQSKQGKRAQQQRNEALLNVEELTRAFTKYKAELTEKLEKAKAEDEVLGKRLINCEKEKEELNERCISYRKDLDILEEQLRQLKEENHNTKEEIKTLEAKNTEMTSVLSQSDQKIIKLESELSEKEIVLKEKSALISENEELRALTARQHNHLKLCCQEIEDSREELNILETIISQLSLSTSEEFKWHHFKHQLWSSSTKEATSESCGESSKPLIADLSIKLAMKEAESQKPCANLTICTEAEHLCNRNERQENSRLCHLEMEPVKLIRNPGERRKCQQLELISKQFEKLRRKFQKEIKELRTKLTKADDENSALKTSMAQRTSQFQIIQEDLLKKASKTSSLEREIRKKSSQLSALEKQLEEKTIAYSSAAERNAELEQELTGKNRRIHELETTISEEHEKITSAFENEKLVHFEQHKELEKQIDLLRTQLGKKHQEFIEQEKIISVLQQEVIHKQHHIESLDGLLIGSREEMENQNVKKDQGLKVLESQLTEEKIKVRQLESALNLCKEEVALYLSQSQENKEMFEKQLKERSEELHYLQKEIKIKGQNIQDMNEQNILLQQTLHHYQQMLQEETIRNGDLEDNQIKLEKQVFNLEKELQKQKARAENELRKVEEKLRLAAQEADLNRQKVDELNCTIRQIKLEMDQCKNELTGLEKEVVQLKRDGENKALQINQLDITLEEARSELSKKANDVIDLEDKLLQTETCRREALQKMSELESALENACGELKITLTQLQELQDALQNAQSSLEEKNIAIMDLITELKYCKGEIEDKKQELLDMDQALKERNWELKQRVAQITQLDMTVHEHKGEMEQQIIQLQCNLEKSELEIKECNKQIESLEKKLQRSKDELRKKEFELLQRDQEINQLKKKIIKENNAA from the exons ATGTTATCAATGGAATGTAGTATGTGGACTTGCTCTAAAAGTGGTGCTGACGAAGACCTGCTCGCAAATGTACAGTCGTTACAGAATCAGCTGAggagaactgaaaaaaacctacaaactGTAGAGAAAGAGCTTTCCAG TACAAGTGAACATTACAGACACTGCTTCGATGAGGTGATAGACTCCCGTCTGGAGGACTTTGAACAGCTGAATTACAACTGTCAAGGCTTTTCCAGCTGTAAGAAGAATTCTGGTAGAACATCTCACCaggattttcaaagaaaatccaaa TCTTACTCAGTATCCACAACTTTGGATAAAACtgtggaagaaaatgaacatCTTCAGGAGAAGTTGGATGCCCTTCATGAGCAAAATGCATCTTTGACTTCTCAGAACCACTGCCTAAAGAACAGAGTGGAAACAATGAACTTTGAATTGATGCAGTCAAAAGCAAAA ATTTCATATCTTGAGGCCGCTTTAGGTACACATTTAGTCAGCATTCCGAAGTTGAAGGAACAGATTGTAAATCTGGAAGCAGAAGTTTCAGCTCAAGATAAAATTCTGAA AGATGCAGAAGATAGACTAGatcaaaatcagaaaacagCAACGGAAAGAGAACACATGTTGCAAAGATATCAAAAGGGCtataaaaatctgaaaatgaagTTAATTGAACAAAGCAAGCAAGGAAAGAG AGCacaacagcagagaaatgaagCTTTGTTAAATGTGGAGGAGCTGACAAGAGCTTTCACAAAGTATAAAGCAGAACTAactgaaaaattagaaaag gCTAAAGCTGAAGACGAGGTATTGGGAAAACGTTTAATTaattgtgaaaaagaaaaagaggagttGAATGAAAGGTGTATCAGCTACAGAAAGGATCTAGACATCCTAGAGGAGCAACTAAG GCAATTAAAGGAAGAGAATCACAacacaaaagaagaaattaaaactctAGAGGCAAAGAACACTGAAATGACATCAGTGCTGAGTCAGTCTGATCAGAAGATCATCAAGCTTGAGAGTGaactttctgaaaaagaaatagtacTTAAAGAGAAAAGTGCTCTAATAAGTGAAAATGAAGAGCTGAGAGCACTTACTGCACGGCAACATAACCACTTGAAATTATGTTGTCAAGAAATTGAGGATTCAAGGGAAGAGCTCAACATATTAGAAACCATTATTTCTCAGCTGTCTTTAAGTACATCTGAAGAG TTTAAATGGCACCATTTCAAACACCAGTTATGGAGTTCTTCAACAAAAGAAGCTACTTCTGAATCTTGTGGTGAATCAAGTAAACCTTTGATTGCAGACCTAAG CATTAAACTGGCGATGAAAGAAGCAGAAAGTCAAAAGCCTTGTGCAAACTTAACCATCTGTACTGAAGCTGAGCATCTTTGTAATCGTAATGAACGACAAGAAAACAGCAGGTTGTGCCACCTGGAAATGGAGCCTGTCAAATTGATCAGAAATCCAGGAG agaggagaaaatgtcAACAGTTGGAACTTATAAGCAAACAATTTGAAAAGCTGAGGCGAAAATTCCAGAAAGAGATAAAAGAGTTACGCACTAAACTGACAAAAGCAGATGATGAGAATTCTGCTTTGAAGACCAGCATGGCTCAAAGAACCAGTCAGTTTCAAATCATACAGGAAGACCTATTGAAGAAGGCTTCAAAAACTAGTAGCTTAGAGAGAGAA ATAAGAAAGAAATCTTCTCAACTTTCTGCACTTGAGAAACAGTTGGAAGAAAAGACTATTGCTTattccagtgctgcagaaagaaatgctgAGTTGGAACAGGAACTCACG GGTAAAAACAGACGCATTCATGAGCTGGAAACCACTATCAGTGaagaacatgagaaaataacttctgcttttgaaaatgaaaagttgGTTCACTTTGAGCAGCACAAAGAATTGGAGAAACAGATTGACTTA CTTCGGACACAGCTGGGGAAGAAACATCAAGAATTCATTGaacaagagaaaataatatCTGTTTTACAACAAGAGGTTATACATAAACAGCATCACATTGAGTCATTGGATGGGCTGTTAATAGGAAGCAGAGAG GAAATGGAAAATCAAAATGTCAAGAAAGATCAAGGCTTGAAGGTGCTGGAAAGTCagttaacagaagaaaaaatcaaa GTACGACAACTTGAGTCAGCACTAAATCTATGTAAGGAAGAAGTTGCACTGTATTTGAGTCAGTCACAAGAAAATAAGGAgatgtttgaaaagcagctgaaagaaaGGTCTGAAGAG CTTCattatttacagaaagaaataaaaataaaaggtcaGAATATTCAGGACATGAATGAACAAAATATTCTCCTCCAACAAACTTTGCATCATTATCAGCAAATGTTACAGGAAGAAACTATTAGAAATGGGGACTTGGAAGATAATCAAATTAAACTTGAAAAACAG GTATTCAATTTGGAAAAAGAGcttcagaagcagaaagcaCGTGCAGAAAATGAGTTGAGAAAGGTGGAGGAGAAACTTCGCCTAGCTGCTCAAGAAGCAGATTTAAACAGACAGAAGGTGGATGAACTTAATTGTACAATCAG ACAGATTAAATTGGAGATGGATCAGTGCAAGAATGAACTTACTGGCTTGGAAAAAGAAGTAGTGCAATTAAAACGAGATGGTGAAAACAAGGCACTGCAGATAAATCAGTTGGATATCACTTTGGAAGAAGCAAGATCAGAGCTCAGTAAAAAGGCAAATGACG TGATTGATTTAGAAGATAAGCTGCTTCAAACTGAGACTTGCCGCAGGGAAGCCTTACAGAAAATGTCAGAACTGGAATCTGCATTAGAGAATGCCTGTGGAGAATTAAAGATCACTTTAACACAGCTTCAGGAATTGCAAGATGCATTACAGAATGCACAGTCCTCTCTGGAGGAGAAGAACATTGCTATCATGGATCTAATAACTGAGCTCAA GTATTGCAAGGGTGAAATTGAAGACAAAAAGCAAGAACTCCTTGACATGGACCAAGCACTGAAAGAAAGGAATTGGGAGCTGAAACAAAGAGTAGCTCAG ATTACACAATTGGATATGACAGTTCATGAACATAAGGGAGAAATGGAGCAACAAATAATTCAATTACAGTGCAATTTAGAGAAGTCAGAGTTGGAAATTAAGGAATGCAATAAACAG ATTGAGAGCTTAGAGAAGAAACTCCAGCGTTCTAAAGATGAACTTCGTAAAAAAGAGTTTGAATTGCTCCAGAGAGATCAGGAAATAaatcagctgaagaaaaaaataattaaagaaaacaatgcaGCCTAG
- the CCDC18 gene encoding coiled-coil domain-containing protein 18 isoform X4: MNFELMQSKAKISYLEAALGTHLVSIPKLKEQIVNLEAEVSAQDKILKDAEDRLDQNQKTATEREHMLQRYQKGYKNLKMKLIEQSKQGKRAQQQRNEALLNVEELTRAFTKYKAELTEKLEKAKAEDEVLGKRLINCEKEKEELNERCISYRKDLDILEEQLRQLKEENHNTKEEIKTLEAKNTEMTSVLSQSDQKIIKLESELSEKEIVLKEKSALISENEELRALTARQHNHLKLCCQEIEDSREELNILETIISQLSLSTSEEFKWHHFKHQLWSSSTKEATSESCGESSKPLIADLSIKLAMKEAESQKPCANLTICTEAEHLCNRNERQENSRLCHLEMEPVKLIRNPGERRKCQQLELISKQFEKLRRKFQKEIKELRTKLTKADDENSALKTSMAQRTSQFQIIQEDLLKKASKTSSLEREIRKKSSQLSALEKQLEEKTIAYSSAAERNAELEQELTGKNRRIHELETTISEEHEKITSAFENEKLVHFEQHKELEKQIDLLRTQLGKKHQEFIEQEKIISVLQQEVIHKQHHIESLDGLLIGSREEMENQNVKKDQGLKVLESQLTEEKIKVRQLESALNLCKEEVALYLSQSQENKEMFEKQLKERSEELHYLQKEIKIKGQNIQDMNEQNILLQQTLHHYQQMLQEETIRNGDLEDNQIKLEKQVFNLEKELQKQKARAENELRKVEEKLRLAAQEADLNRQKVDELNCTIRQIKLEMDQCKNELTGLEKEVVQLKRDGENKALQINQLDITLEEARSELSKKANDVIDLEDKLLQTETCRREALQKMSELESALENACGELKITLTQLQELQDALQNAQSSLEEKNIAIMDLITELKYCKGEIEDKKQELLDMDQALKERNWELKQRVAQITQLDMTVHEHKGEMEQQIIQLQCNLEKSELEIKECNKQIESLEKKLQRSKDELRKKEFELLQRDQEINQLKKKIIKENNAA, translated from the exons ATGAACTTTGAATTGATGCAGTCAAAAGCAAAA ATTTCATATCTTGAGGCCGCTTTAGGTACACATTTAGTCAGCATTCCGAAGTTGAAGGAACAGATTGTAAATCTGGAAGCAGAAGTTTCAGCTCAAGATAAAATTCTGAA AGATGCAGAAGATAGACTAGatcaaaatcagaaaacagCAACGGAAAGAGAACACATGTTGCAAAGATATCAAAAGGGCtataaaaatctgaaaatgaagTTAATTGAACAAAGCAAGCAAGGAAAGAG AGCacaacagcagagaaatgaagCTTTGTTAAATGTGGAGGAGCTGACAAGAGCTTTCACAAAGTATAAAGCAGAACTAactgaaaaattagaaaag gCTAAAGCTGAAGACGAGGTATTGGGAAAACGTTTAATTaattgtgaaaaagaaaaagaggagttGAATGAAAGGTGTATCAGCTACAGAAAGGATCTAGACATCCTAGAGGAGCAACTAAG GCAATTAAAGGAAGAGAATCACAacacaaaagaagaaattaaaactctAGAGGCAAAGAACACTGAAATGACATCAGTGCTGAGTCAGTCTGATCAGAAGATCATCAAGCTTGAGAGTGaactttctgaaaaagaaatagtacTTAAAGAGAAAAGTGCTCTAATAAGTGAAAATGAAGAGCTGAGAGCACTTACTGCACGGCAACATAACCACTTGAAATTATGTTGTCAAGAAATTGAGGATTCAAGGGAAGAGCTCAACATATTAGAAACCATTATTTCTCAGCTGTCTTTAAGTACATCTGAAGAG TTTAAATGGCACCATTTCAAACACCAGTTATGGAGTTCTTCAACAAAAGAAGCTACTTCTGAATCTTGTGGTGAATCAAGTAAACCTTTGATTGCAGACCTAAG CATTAAACTGGCGATGAAAGAAGCAGAAAGTCAAAAGCCTTGTGCAAACTTAACCATCTGTACTGAAGCTGAGCATCTTTGTAATCGTAATGAACGACAAGAAAACAGCAGGTTGTGCCACCTGGAAATGGAGCCTGTCAAATTGATCAGAAATCCAGGAG agaggagaaaatgtcAACAGTTGGAACTTATAAGCAAACAATTTGAAAAGCTGAGGCGAAAATTCCAGAAAGAGATAAAAGAGTTACGCACTAAACTGACAAAAGCAGATGATGAGAATTCTGCTTTGAAGACCAGCATGGCTCAAAGAACCAGTCAGTTTCAAATCATACAGGAAGACCTATTGAAGAAGGCTTCAAAAACTAGTAGCTTAGAGAGAGAA ATAAGAAAGAAATCTTCTCAACTTTCTGCACTTGAGAAACAGTTGGAAGAAAAGACTATTGCTTattccagtgctgcagaaagaaatgctgAGTTGGAACAGGAACTCACG GGTAAAAACAGACGCATTCATGAGCTGGAAACCACTATCAGTGaagaacatgagaaaataacttctgcttttgaaaatgaaaagttgGTTCACTTTGAGCAGCACAAAGAATTGGAGAAACAGATTGACTTA CTTCGGACACAGCTGGGGAAGAAACATCAAGAATTCATTGaacaagagaaaataatatCTGTTTTACAACAAGAGGTTATACATAAACAGCATCACATTGAGTCATTGGATGGGCTGTTAATAGGAAGCAGAGAG GAAATGGAAAATCAAAATGTCAAGAAAGATCAAGGCTTGAAGGTGCTGGAAAGTCagttaacagaagaaaaaatcaaa GTACGACAACTTGAGTCAGCACTAAATCTATGTAAGGAAGAAGTTGCACTGTATTTGAGTCAGTCACAAGAAAATAAGGAgatgtttgaaaagcagctgaaagaaaGGTCTGAAGAG CTTCattatttacagaaagaaataaaaataaaaggtcaGAATATTCAGGACATGAATGAACAAAATATTCTCCTCCAACAAACTTTGCATCATTATCAGCAAATGTTACAGGAAGAAACTATTAGAAATGGGGACTTGGAAGATAATCAAATTAAACTTGAAAAACAG GTATTCAATTTGGAAAAAGAGcttcagaagcagaaagcaCGTGCAGAAAATGAGTTGAGAAAGGTGGAGGAGAAACTTCGCCTAGCTGCTCAAGAAGCAGATTTAAACAGACAGAAGGTGGATGAACTTAATTGTACAATCAG ACAGATTAAATTGGAGATGGATCAGTGCAAGAATGAACTTACTGGCTTGGAAAAAGAAGTAGTGCAATTAAAACGAGATGGTGAAAACAAGGCACTGCAGATAAATCAGTTGGATATCACTTTGGAAGAAGCAAGATCAGAGCTCAGTAAAAAGGCAAATGACG TGATTGATTTAGAAGATAAGCTGCTTCAAACTGAGACTTGCCGCAGGGAAGCCTTACAGAAAATGTCAGAACTGGAATCTGCATTAGAGAATGCCTGTGGAGAATTAAAGATCACTTTAACACAGCTTCAGGAATTGCAAGATGCATTACAGAATGCACAGTCCTCTCTGGAGGAGAAGAACATTGCTATCATGGATCTAATAACTGAGCTCAA GTATTGCAAGGGTGAAATTGAAGACAAAAAGCAAGAACTCCTTGACATGGACCAAGCACTGAAAGAAAGGAATTGGGAGCTGAAACAAAGAGTAGCTCAG ATTACACAATTGGATATGACAGTTCATGAACATAAGGGAGAAATGGAGCAACAAATAATTCAATTACAGTGCAATTTAGAGAAGTCAGAGTTGGAAATTAAGGAATGCAATAAACAG ATTGAGAGCTTAGAGAAGAAACTCCAGCGTTCTAAAGATGAACTTCGTAAAAAAGAGTTTGAATTGCTCCAGAGAGATCAGGAAATAaatcagctgaagaaaaaaataattaaagaaaacaatgcaGCCTAG